A window of Methanomassiliicoccales archaeon contains these coding sequences:
- the mcrB gene encoding coenzyme-B sulfoethylthiotransferase subunit beta, with amino-acid sequence MAKYKDKIDLYDDRGKLIEKNVPLEAISPLKNPGIKRIGYLAKRTTAVDLAGIEKSLKTGRVGGGYIKGKEIDAPVVKDAEKVAKAVRDMIRVSKDDDTEVRVLGDGKKLIVMVPTARLDAGIEYTTGFTAAAAAVTQAIIDLYDVDMYHANMVKAAVWGRYPQTLNFMGSNLKSILEVPQNNEGAGYALRNIMANHIVAISGKNAMNAAALSSIFEQTAMFEMGDAIGPFERGHLLALAYQGLNANNMTYSIVKENGKTGTVGSVVESIVGRAIEDKVIRVKEKLPSGYKVYTTNDIPLWNAYAACGLLCAIMVNVGAARASQGVPSTILYFNDLLEHETGLPGTDYGRAMGTSVGMSFFSHSIYGGGGPGLFHGNHVVTKHAKGTVIPVIAAGCALDAGTQMFSPEATSPLVRDVFGDIPEFKAPIKAVGKEAKKIMGEVA; translated from the coding sequence ATGGCGAAATACAAGGACAAAATCGACTTGTACGACGACAGGGGCAAGCTTATTGAGAAGAACGTACCCCTGGAAGCGATCAGTCCTTTGAAGAATCCCGGCATCAAGCGCATCGGGTATCTCGCAAAGAGGACAACCGCCGTCGACCTCGCTGGTATTGAGAAGAGCCTCAAGACCGGGCGAGTCGGTGGCGGCTATATCAAGGGAAAGGAGATAGATGCGCCGGTTGTCAAGGACGCAGAAAAGGTTGCGAAGGCCGTCCGTGACATGATCAGGGTCTCAAAGGATGACGATACGGAAGTTAGGGTCCTGGGAGACGGCAAGAAGTTAATCGTCATGGTTCCGACCGCCAGGCTGGACGCCGGTATCGAATATACCACCGGCTTCACCGCCGCCGCGGCCGCTGTGACGCAGGCCATCATTGACCTGTACGACGTGGACATGTACCACGCCAACATGGTCAAGGCCGCCGTCTGGGGCAGATACCCGCAGACCCTGAACTTCATGGGATCGAACCTGAAATCCATCCTCGAGGTTCCGCAGAACAACGAGGGTGCTGGCTACGCGCTGAGGAACATCATGGCGAACCATATCGTTGCCATATCCGGCAAGAACGCCATGAACGCCGCCGCGCTGTCGTCCATCTTCGAGCAGACAGCTATGTTCGAGATGGGTGACGCGATCGGACCGTTCGAGCGGGGACACCTGCTCGCGCTGGCCTATCAGGGACTGAACGCGAACAACATGACGTACAGCATCGTGAAAGAGAACGGAAAGACCGGTACGGTCGGTAGCGTGGTCGAGAGCATAGTCGGACGCGCCATCGAGGACAAGGTCATCAGGGTGAAGGAGAAGCTGCCTTCTGGCTACAAGGTGTACACCACCAACGATATCCCGTTGTGGAACGCCTACGCGGCCTGTGGGTTGCTCTGCGCCATCATGGTGAACGTTGGTGCCGCGAGGGCGTCGCAAGGCGTGCCATCAACCATCCTGTACTTCAACGACCTACTGGAGCACGAGACTGGGCTACCGGGCACTGACTACGGTCGAGCCATGGGTACCTCGGTCGGCATGAGCTTCTTCAGCCACTCCATCTATGGCGGTGGCGGTCCGGGTCTGTTCCACGGCAACCACGTCGTGACCAAGCACGCGAAGGGCACGGTCATTCCGGTGATCGCGGCCGGCTGCGCGCTGGATGCCGGTACCCAGATGTTCTCGCCCGAGGCGACGAGCCCACTGGTGAGAGACGTCTTCGGTGACATACCGGAGTTCAAGGCACC
- a CDS encoding TfuA-related McrA-glycine thioamidation protein: MVFLGPSLPHSEAKKILEAEFRPPIRRGDLPTLPEDVRLVGIIDGVFMSEAAVGHREIVTLLKRGTKVVGGGSMGALRASELESFGMRGVGRIFELYLSGQVEGDDEVALIFHPETLEALSEPLVNIRLNLTRAVEAGIVSESDASFALERMKQTYFPKRSIALLLDVVFESAGEGVARNLKTYIDAEYEDFKRKDALEVLSTLRKMQENAKK; encoded by the coding sequence GTGGTCTTCTTGGGACCATCACTGCCGCATTCCGAGGCGAAGAAGATACTGGAGGCGGAGTTTCGTCCCCCGATTAGACGAGGCGACCTGCCAACGCTGCCCGAGGATGTCCGCCTGGTAGGGATCATCGACGGTGTGTTCATGTCCGAGGCCGCCGTCGGCCATAGAGAGATAGTCACGCTCCTGAAGCGTGGTACGAAGGTAGTAGGCGGAGGCAGCATGGGGGCCTTACGCGCATCCGAGCTGGAGAGCTTTGGAATGAGGGGAGTGGGGAGGATATTCGAACTCTACCTATCTGGTCAGGTGGAAGGAGACGACGAGGTGGCGCTCATTTTCCATCCAGAGACGCTCGAGGCGCTCTCCGAGCCATTGGTGAACATAAGGCTCAACCTGACGCGAGCGGTGGAGGCAGGGATCGTCAGCGAGAGCGATGCGTCGTTCGCGTTGGAGCGCATGAAACAGACGTATTTTCCGAAGCGAAGCATAGCCCTTCTACTAGATGTAGTGTTTGAGAGCGCGGGAGAGGGCGTCGCGAGAAACTTGAAAACATACATCGATGCAGAATATGAGGATTTCAAGCGGAAGGACGCACTAGAAGTGCTATCTACGTTGAGAAAAATGCAGGAAAACGCTAAAAAATGA
- a CDS encoding YcaO-related McrA-glycine thioamidation protein: MKLGPAPKKYFEDGQRTVDPATTLKRVEPLCKVAGVTRVADITGLDRLGIPVFSSIRPSAESGAVSVYNGKGASSEQAKVSAIMEALERYSGEVRGDRVVRKGLEDMLASENSIDPRSLVLPQRTTMHIMHQPIAWVKGWDLIEKEEVYVPASAVFHPYTSKQDMPLFRTNTNGLASGNTMEEALLHGICEVVERDAWSLCEAKRKVRGEVIPPEKDGLVSRLLDRFKEQGVEVHLKDLTSDVGLPTFAAAADDVRLQDPALLSLGMGTHMNPRITVIRALTEVAQSRLTQIHGAREDTVHADQNRKLGYERMKNLNKMWFFPSAEKRRLDDYEALDTPDVFDDLQIVLERLRKHGFKRVVAVDLTRKELDIPVVRVIVPGMEVFALDDERAGRRLRGEWP; the protein is encoded by the coding sequence ATGAAGCTGGGTCCCGCACCGAAGAAGTACTTCGAGGACGGCCAACGCACGGTCGACCCGGCGACAACGCTCAAGCGCGTCGAGCCTCTCTGCAAGGTGGCCGGCGTGACCAGAGTGGCGGACATCACCGGATTGGACCGACTGGGCATTCCGGTCTTCTCCAGCATCAGGCCTTCCGCTGAGAGCGGCGCGGTCTCGGTCTACAATGGCAAGGGAGCTTCGTCCGAGCAGGCAAAGGTCTCGGCGATCATGGAGGCTCTGGAGCGCTATTCGGGAGAGGTTCGGGGAGACAGGGTGGTGCGAAAAGGCCTGGAGGACATGCTGGCCTCGGAGAATTCCATCGATCCCCGGTCCCTGGTCCTTCCTCAACGGACCACAATGCACATCATGCATCAGCCCATCGCCTGGGTGAAAGGCTGGGACCTCATCGAGAAGGAGGAGGTCTACGTTCCGGCCAGCGCGGTCTTCCACCCTTACACTTCGAAACAAGATATGCCGCTCTTCCGCACCAACACCAACGGGTTGGCCTCGGGCAACACCATGGAGGAGGCGTTGCTTCACGGAATATGTGAGGTGGTGGAAAGGGACGCCTGGTCCCTGTGCGAGGCCAAGCGGAAGGTGCGGGGGGAGGTGATACCTCCGGAGAAGGACGGCCTGGTCTCGAGGCTGCTGGATAGATTCAAAGAGCAAGGGGTCGAGGTCCACCTGAAGGACCTTACCAGCGATGTGGGCCTGCCGACCTTCGCCGCCGCGGCCGACGATGTGAGGCTCCAGGACCCCGCTCTCCTCTCCCTGGGAATGGGCACGCACATGAACCCCCGCATAACGGTCATTCGAGCCTTGACGGAGGTGGCCCAGAGCCGCCTGACGCAGATACATGGTGCCAGGGAAGACACCGTTCACGCTGACCAGAACCGCAAGCTCGGCTACGAACGCATGAAGAACCTGAACAAGATGTGGTTCTTCCCCTCGGCGGAGAAGCGTAGGCTGGACGACTACGAGGCATTGGACACTCCGGATGTCTTCGATGATCTGCAGATCGTGCTGGAGCGGCTCCGCAAACACGGATTCAAACGGGTGGTGGCCGTGGACCTGACGAGGAAGGAACTGGACATCCCGGTGGTGAGGGTGATCGTGCCTGGCATGGAGGTCTTCGCTTTGGATGACGAACGCGCCGGGCGCAGGCTCAGAGGGGAGTGGCCTTGA